The following coding sequences lie in one Spinacia oleracea cultivar Varoflay chromosome 1, BTI_SOV_V1, whole genome shotgun sequence genomic window:
- the LOC110776959 gene encoding cytochrome c oxidase assembly protein COX15 produces MNRVASFLLKKNKALNSILYNNVKGSLINSSCRNSSNEGFRFFSTLGSAAAITARNAPISAFRSFPKGIHRYSMRGMCTAPSIPTGKSGLKLLVTAGPRAQMMVGIWLFGSAAWVFSMVILGGITRLTRSGLSMTDWKFTGNLPPMTEDEWALEFEKYKQSPEYQRINKGMSLEDFMFIYWMEYAHRMWGRALGIMFALPFSYFLRKGFITVRLGVRLSALFALGAGQGLIGWWMVKSGLEEPESEYAEPRVSPYRLAAHLTSAFAIYCGLLWTALSVVMPEPPAESLAWVNGAAKLKRLAIPVSLLVGVTAVSGAFVAGNDAGRAYNTFPKMGDTWIPDDVLSMKPIMRNFFENTSTVQLDHRILATATLASICGLWWAARKLDIHPAVRSLIGTTLGMAGLQVTLGVSTLLSYVPVSLGTAHQAGALTLLTLMVLLTHIVRKPSLSLLRTLPSVAKTT; encoded by the exons ATGAACAGAGTTGCGTCATTTTTGCTGAAGAAAAACAAAGCTTTGAATTCCATCTTGTACAACAACGTCAAGGGATCATTAATTAATAGCAGTTGCAGAAATTCCTCTAATGAAGGCTTCAGATTCTTCTCTACATTAGGTTCTGCTGCTGCAATCACCGCCAGAAATGCACCTATTTCTGCCTTCAGATCATTTCCCAAG GGTATCCATAGATACTCAATGAGGGGCATGTGCACAGCGCCTTCAATTCCCACTGGAAAATCAGGATTGAAACTATTAGTGACTGCTGGGCCACGTGCTCAGATGATGGTTGGGATATGGCTATTTGGTTCTGCAGCATGGGTGTTTAGCATGGTTATCCTTGGTGGAATAACTCGGCTTACTCGTTCTGGTCTTTCAATGACTGATTGGAAATTTACCGGGAACCTTCCTCCTATGACGGAGGATGAGTGGGCACTTGAATTTGAGAAATACAAGCAATCACCGGAGTACCAACG TATAAACAAGGGGATGAGTCTTGAAGATTTTATGTTCATTTATTGGATGGAATATGCACATCGTATGTGGGGAAGGGCCCTTGGTATCATGTTTGCTTTGCCATTTTCTTATTTCCTACGTAAAGGGTTTATTACTGTACGCCTCGGTGTAAGGCTTTCAGCTCTTTTTGCGCTTGGGGCTGGGCAAGGGCTCATTGGCTGGTGGATGGTTAAAAGTGGTCTTGAG GAACCTGAATCTGAATATGCTGAGCCAAGGGTGAGTCCTTACCGGCTTGCAGCCCACCTTACTTCGGCTTTTGCTATATATTGTGGTCTTCTTTGGACTGCTCTTTCTGTAGTGATGCCTGAACCACCAGCCGAGTCATTAGCCTGGGTTAACGGTGCAGCAAAGCTTAAGAGACTTGCCATCCCTGTGAGTCTCCTTGTTGGTGTCACTGCAGTCTCAGGAGCATTTGTTGCTGGAAATGATGCT GGCCGTGCATATAATACCTTTCCTAAGATGGGAGATACTTGGATTCCAGATGATGTTTTGAGTATGAAGCCAATTATGCGAAATTTCTTTGAAAATACATCTACAGTGCAG TTGGATCATCGTATCTTAGCCACTGCAACACTGGCATCAATCTGTGGTTTGTGGTGGGCTGCAAGGAAGCTGGATATCCATCCTGCTGTGAGATCTTTAATTGGCACTACTCTCGGAATGGCCGGTCTACAG GTTACACTAGGGGTTTCAACTTTGTTGTCATACGTTCCAGTTTCGCTTGGCACAGCTCATCAGGCTGGAGCATTAACACTTTTAACCCTGATGGTCCTGCTTACTCATATTGTTCGCAAGCCATCTCTATCTCTTCTAAGAACACTGCCTTCAGTTGCAAAAACAACATGA
- the LOC110776961 gene encoding uncharacterized protein yields MAFRLGIQRNLQGNVDGCLHTVRRFTHAFALPPSFANSIDPISSPPSILPEDDSSFSCEFPESAIGSGFMDLMAVPKKKISKYKRGLRNGPKALKPTPVIVRCKSCGRVKLPHFYCCSGRVEDSGERSDAVN; encoded by the exons ATGGCGTTCAGATTGGGAATACAAAGAAATTTGCAGGGAAATGTTGATGGGTGCCTGCATACTGTCAGAAGATTTACCCACGCTTTTGCACTTCCACCATCTTTCGCCAATTCAATTGACCCAATATCATCGCCCCCTTCAATTCTTCCTGAAGATGATTCCAGTTTTTCCTGCGAATTTCCAGAATCTGCTATTGGGAGCGGATTCATGGACCTCATGGCTGTTCCCAAAAAGAAG ATTTCAAAATACAAGAGAGGCCTTAGAAACGGGCCGAAGGCTTTGAAACCTACCCCTGTTATAGTCCGATGCAA GAGTTGTGGTCGTGTGAAGTTGCCACATTTCTACTGTTGCAGTGGCCGTGTTGAAGATTCTGGCGAGAGAAGCGATGCAGTCAATTGA
- the LOC110776955 gene encoding protein MAINTENANCE OF PSII UNDER HIGH LIGHT 1 has protein sequence MACASRSVISIAANSSSFSFKTHQFRNKFGRIDASRFKIRASSVEPEDCNVEECAPDKEVGKVSVEWLAGEKTMVAGTFPPRKKAWSGYVEKDTAGQTNIYSVEPTVYIAESAISSGTAGSSSDGAENTSAIAAFLALFIVAGASSILLQVGKNAPQMQTTVYSGPSLSYYITKFKPAEIIETSAPSPSESSSATESIQTESSSATESIQTESSSATESIQTESSSATEFIQSESSLATESSQSATSLATESIQSESSPATESQTSTPEVPQVPVDSGAELEPSVTIAENAS, from the exons ATGGCGTGTGCTTCGCGCTCAGTAATATCAATTGCAGCAAATTCTAGCTCATTTTCATTCAAAACGCACCAATTCCGTAACAAATTTGGGCGCATTGATGCTTCCAGATTCAAAATCCGAGCTTCTTCTGTTGAGCCTGAGGATTGCAATGTCGAAGAATGCGCCCCTGATAAAGag GTGGGAAAGGTTAGCGTGGAATGGTTAGCTGGAGAAAAGACCATGGTGGCTGGAACATTTCCACCTCGGAAAAAAGCTTGGTCAGGATATGTAGAGAAGGACACTGCTGGCCAGACAAATATATATTCAGTTGAG CCTACGGTGTACATAGCAGAAAGCGCTATCAGCTCAGGAACTGCAGGTTCTTCTTCTGATGGTGCAGAGAACACATCAGCTATTGCAGCATTTCTTGCCCTATTTATTGTTGCAGGTGCCTCATCAATCCTGCTTCAGGTTGGTAAAAATGCTCCCCAAATGCAAACAACTGTGTATTCTGGACCTTCACTCAGCTACTACATAACCAAATTTAAGCCCGCTGAAATCATTGAAACTTCCGCACCCAGCCCAAGTGAAAGTTCCTCAGCCACTGAGTCAATCCAGACCGAAAGTTCCTCAGCCACTGAGTCAATCCAGACCGAAAGTTCCTCAGCCACTGAGTCAATCCAAACTGAAAGTTCCTCAGCCACTGAGTTTATCCAGAGTGAAAGTTCCTTAGCCACTGAGTCAAGCCAGAGTGCAACTTCCTTAGCCACTGAGTCTATCCAGAGTGAAAGTTCCCCAGCCACTGAGTCTCAAACCTCAACCCCCGAAGTTCCACAAGTACCAGTTGATTCCGGAGCTGAGCTAGAGCCTTCTGTCACAATTGCGGAAAATGCGTCTTAG